One Acetobacter ghanensis DNA window includes the following coding sequences:
- a CDS encoding MmgE/PrpD family protein: MQNHNVRVHPESDRLNRADQLAWKIAQVAADPVPVEPAVADMIINRMIDNAAVAMASVNRHSVMSARAEALAHSRPGGATVFGMGPDVQVHAEWAAWANGTAVRELDFHDTFLAAEYSHPGDNIPGILAVAQQCRRSGADLIRGIATGYEIQIDLTRAICLHKHKIDHVAHLGPSVAAGIGTLLRLPPSVIYQAIGQALHVTTATRQSRKGEISSWKAYAPAHAGKMAVESVDRAMLGETSPAPIYEGEDGVIAWMLDGRDAHYTVPLPGMGEPKRAILSSFTKEHSAEYQSQALIDLAFRMGKKISNWDDVEDVLIETSHHTHYVIGTGSNDPQKFDPQATRETLDHSIMYIVAVALQDGCWHHVRSYEPERARRPDTVRLWKKIHTIEKPEWTQRYHQTDPEKKAFGGRIIIRMKDGSVLEDELAVANAHTLGATPWQRADYIQKFRTLSEGIVPSAEVERFLAVVQRLPELGAGDLYQLELHIPPQDMQLNRVEGIFNFGQSGMGTKAAQKPAALTS; this comes from the coding sequence ATGCAAAATCATAATGTGCGCGTACACCCTGAGAGCGACAGACTGAACCGCGCAGACCAACTGGCTTGGAAGATTGCGCAGGTTGCAGCGGACCCCGTGCCGGTGGAACCCGCCGTGGCGGATATGATTATCAACCGTATGATTGATAATGCCGCTGTTGCCATGGCGTCAGTCAACCGCCATTCGGTCATGAGCGCGCGGGCCGAGGCGCTGGCCCATAGTCGGCCGGGTGGTGCAACGGTGTTTGGCATGGGGCCGGATGTGCAGGTCCATGCGGAGTGGGCGGCTTGGGCCAATGGCACCGCTGTGCGGGAACTGGATTTTCATGACACGTTTCTGGCGGCGGAATATTCCCATCCGGGGGATAATATTCCCGGTATTCTGGCGGTAGCCCAGCAATGCAGGCGGAGTGGCGCAGACCTGATCCGAGGCATTGCCACGGGGTATGAAATCCAGATTGATCTGACCCGCGCCATCTGCCTGCATAAACATAAGATTGACCACGTCGCCCATCTCGGTCCTTCGGTCGCGGCGGGGATTGGCACGCTTTTGCGGTTGCCGCCTTCGGTCATTTATCAGGCCATTGGGCAGGCATTGCATGTAACCACCGCCACACGCCAAAGCCGCAAGGGCGAAATTTCGTCATGGAAGGCCTACGCACCGGCCCATGCCGGAAAAATGGCCGTGGAATCGGTGGACCGTGCGATGCTGGGTGAGACATCTCCAGCCCCAATTTATGAAGGGGAAGATGGCGTTATTGCCTGGATGCTGGATGGTAGGGATGCACACTACACCGTTCCCCTGCCCGGCATGGGCGAGCCAAAGCGGGCTATTCTCTCCTCCTTTACCAAGGAACATTCGGCGGAATATCAGAGTCAGGCCCTGATCGACCTTGCCTTCCGCATGGGCAAAAAAATCAGCAACTGGGATGATGTGGAAGATGTGCTGATCGAAACCAGCCACCATACGCATTACGTTATTGGCACAGGGTCCAACGACCCGCAGAAGTTTGACCCGCAGGCCACGCGGGAAACGCTGGACCATTCCATTATGTATATTGTGGCTGTGGCGTTGCAGGACGGATGTTGGCACCACGTGCGCTCTTACGAGCCAGAACGTGCCCGCAGGCCCGATACGGTCCGGCTATGGAAGAAAATCCACACGATTGAAAAACCCGAGTGGACACAACGCTACCACCAGACGGACCCGGAAAAAAAGGCCTTTGGCGGCCGCATTATCATCCGCATGAAGGATGGAAGCGTGCTGGAGGATGAACTGGCGGTAGCCAACGCCCACACGCTTGGGGCAACGCCGTGGCAGCGGGCGGACTATATTCAAAAATTCCGCACCCTGTCGGAAGGAATCGTGCCTTCTGCGGAAGTGGAGCGTTTTCTGGCAGTCGTGCAGCGCCTGCCAGAACTGGGAGCGGGGGACCTTTACCAGCTTGAACTGCATATTCCCCCGCAGGACATGCAGCTTAACCGGGTGGAAGGCATTTTTAACTTTGGTCAGTCTGGCATGGGCACAAAAGCGGCCCAAAAGCCCGCAGCCCTTACGTCCTGA
- a CDS encoding helix-turn-helix domain-containing protein yields the protein MARTKTKLFAGNRLRQLRQREGMTQAALAECVGISLSYLNQLERNHRPLPDHLLQSLCERFAVGTSWFSDTREAHAVQALRETMADPVFKTAPLSLVQMAEAARHSPELCEAFLTLYRAYTFDQERRSHAPSANTPPLEPYEAVGNWVQDHNNYFHELDCAAESFYEHLFSDDVPLATALAQHLQDRHGLSITHSTALQARGLVWRIDRHKHQIQLPHNQPPESTLFFLAQIIGQLEHNRLMTDILRKEGPKDRNAQELARVYLGNYFAGALILPYARFLHTAETLRYDVDELRRHFEVSFEQVCHRLSTMQRVGAEGIPFYFLKLDIAGNILKSFSANRFSQARFGGPCPLWNVFRAFATPGQIQVQLSQTTDDSIYLNVARTVGREGLSYADRPRQIAMVLGCTIADATKTVYAAGLNLEDHTLVVPIGPGCRACGREQCSHRSLPVSGRALDTGSNARGVVPYRALPEH from the coding sequence ATGGCCAGAACAAAAACCAAGCTGTTTGCCGGCAACAGGCTGCGCCAGTTACGCCAGCGCGAGGGTATGACACAGGCCGCTCTGGCCGAATGTGTGGGCATTTCCCTCAGCTACCTTAATCAGTTGGAACGCAACCACCGCCCCCTGCCCGACCACCTGCTGCAAAGCCTGTGTGAACGCTTTGCCGTTGGCACGTCATGGTTTTCCGACACGCGAGAGGCCCATGCCGTGCAGGCCCTGCGCGAGACAATGGCTGACCCGGTTTTTAAAACTGCGCCCCTCTCCCTTGTGCAAATGGCCGAGGCCGCACGGCATAGTCCGGAACTGTGCGAGGCTTTTTTAACTCTTTACCGCGCTTACACGTTTGATCAGGAGCGCCGCTCCCATGCACCTTCTGCCAATACGCCACCGCTGGAACCCTACGAGGCCGTGGGCAACTGGGTGCAGGACCACAACAACTATTTTCATGAACTTGATTGTGCGGCCGAGTCTTTTTACGAACACCTTTTTTCTGATGATGTTCCGCTTGCCACAGCCCTTGCACAACATTTGCAAGACCGACACGGGCTAAGCATAACCCACAGCACGGCCCTACAGGCACGCGGATTGGTCTGGCGCATAGACCGGCACAAACACCAGATCCAGCTCCCCCACAACCAGCCGCCAGAAAGCACTCTGTTTTTTCTGGCCCAGATTATTGGCCAGCTGGAACACAACCGCCTGATGACGGACATTTTGCGCAAGGAAGGACCAAAAGACCGCAACGCGCAGGAACTCGCCCGCGTGTATCTTGGTAACTACTTTGCCGGGGCTCTTATTTTACCCTATGCCCGTTTTCTGCACACAGCGGAAACGCTGCGTTATGATGTGGATGAACTGCGCCGCCACTTTGAAGTCAGCTTTGAACAGGTGTGCCACCGGTTAAGCACCATGCAGCGCGTTGGTGCGGAAGGGATTCCCTTCTATTTTCTCAAACTCGATATTGCAGGAAATATTCTTAAAAGTTTTTCAGCCAACCGTTTTTCACAAGCCCGCTTTGGTGGCCCCTGCCCGTTGTGGAACGTTTTTCGCGCTTTTGCCACACCGGGGCAGATTCAGGTCCAGCTTTCGCAAACAACGGATGATTCCATCTATCTTAATGTTGCCCGTACAGTCGGGCGGGAAGGGCTGAGCTATGCAGACCGCCCCCGCCAGATTGCCATGGTGCTGGGCTGCACCATAGCCGATGCCACAAAAACCGTTTACGCCGCTGGCCTTAATCTGGAGGACCACACATTGGTGGTGCCTATTGGACCGGGATGCCGTGCATGTGGGCGGGAGCAATGCAGCCACCGCTCGCTCCCTGTATCTGGCCGGGCGTTGGATACGGGCAGCAATGCCAGAGGTGTTGTACCCTACAGGGCTTTACCCGAACATTAA